The Larimichthys crocea isolate SSNF chromosome XI, L_crocea_2.0, whole genome shotgun sequence genome has a segment encoding these proteins:
- the gtf2a1 gene encoding transcription initiation factor IIA subunit 1, whose product MASSANSNPVPKLYKSVIEDVINEVRELFLDEGVDEQVLLELKTLWENKLLQSKAVEGFHTEEQALQAAQQQQQQQQQQVQQVQQVQQVTQPAQTQQVILPPQQQQAPQQQVIVQDSKILQHMSATGMSAAATAATLALPTGVGPYQQLITSQGQILQVLRAANGAQYIIQQPQQQILLQQQMQPGGVQAPVIQQVLAPLQGGLPQQTGVIIQPQQIVLASGNKVQGSTQVMQAAAMAQQPGQAATAQVQQVQQAQAAAAPQAQQQGQPQAQPQPQAQQPPMMLQVDGTGDTSSEEDEDEEEEYDEDDDEEKDKDGGEDGQVEEEPLNSGDDVSDEEDQELFDTENVVVCQYDKIHRSKNKWKFHLKDGIMNLNGRDYVFSKAIGDAEW is encoded by the exons ATGGCGAGCTCGGCTAACTCGAACCCAGTG CCTAAACTATACAAGTCTGTGATTGAGGATGTGATCAACGAGGTGCGAGAGCTGTTCCTGGACGAGGGGGTGGACGAGCAAGTGCTTCTGGAGCTGAAAACG CTATGggaaaacaaactgttgcaGTCCAAGGCAGTGGAGGGCTTCCATACCGAGGAGCAGGCCCTGCAGGCCGctcaacagcagcaacaacagcagcaacagcaggtTCAGCAGGTCCAACAAGTCCAGCAGGTGACACAGCCAGCACAGACCCAGCAAGTTATCCTGCCcccccagcagcagcaag CTCCACAGCAGCAAGTCATTGTTCAGGATTCCAAAATTCTACAGCACATGAGTGCAACAGGGATG AGTGCAGCAGCTACCGCAGCAACTCTTGCTTTGCCCACAGGGGTCGGCCCATACCAACAGCTCATCACCAGCCAAG GTCAGATCCTGCAGGTGCTCCGTGCTGCCAATGGAGCTCAGTACATCAtccagcagccgcagcagcagatCCTTCTTCAGCAGCAGATGCAGCCTGGTGGCGTGCAGGCACCGGTCATACAACAG GTCCTGGCTCCTCTGCAGGGAGGCCTACCCCAGCAAACAGGAGTCATCATCCAGCCACAGCAGATTGTCTTAGCTTCAGGAAACAAAGTCCAAGGCAGTACACAG GTGATGCAGGCAGCAGCTATGGCGCAGCAGCCTGGTCAAGCAGCAACAGCTCAGGTCCAGCAGGTTCAGCAGGCCCAGGCTGCAGCAGCCCCACAGGCCCAGCAGCAAGGCCAGCCCCAGGCTCAACCCCAGCCTCAGGCCCAACAGCCCCCTATGATGCTGCAGGTGGACGGCACCGGAGACACCTCCTCGGAAGAAgacgaggatgaggaggaggagtacgATGAAGATGACGACGAGGAGAAGGACAAGGATGGGGGAGAGGACGGGCAGGTGGAAGAG GAGCCTCTGAACAGTGGAGACGATGTCAGTGACGAGGAGGACCAGGAGCTGTTTGATACAGAGAATGTAGTCGTGTGCCAGTATGACAAG ATTCACAGAAGTAAGAACAAATGGAAATTCCACCTGAAGGACGGGATCATGAATCTGAATGGGAGAGACTATGTCTTCTCCAAAGCCATTGGGGATGCCGAATGgtga